One stretch of Candidatus Bathyarchaeota archaeon DNA includes these proteins:
- a CDS encoding prefoldin subunit beta has translation MSEEIELPPQVREQLMRLQQLQQTLQAVVTQKQQLEIELTETDKAMLELKNATKETPVYKSVGNILIKYDKKRLLEELTERNELLNTRVTVLGKQEERTKERIKEVQEKLQARIGKKSP, from the coding sequence TTGAGCGAAGAAATTGAATTACCGCCCCAAGTACGTGAACAATTGATGCGTCTACAACAGCTTCAGCAAACTCTGCAAGCCGTTGTTACTCAAAAACAGCAATTGGAAATAGAGTTGACAGAGACAGACAAAGCAATGTTAGAATTAAAAAACGCAACAAAAGAAACTCCTGTATATAAAAGTGTAGGAAATATACTAATAAAATATGATAAAAAACGATTATTAGAAGAATTGACAGAGAGAAATGAGCTTCTGAATACGCGGGTTACAGTTTTGGGTAAGCAAGAAGAAAGGACTAAAGAACGGATCAAAGAAGTTCAAGAAAAACTTCAAGCAAGAATTGGCAAGAAATCACCCTAA